The following coding sequences lie in one Colias croceus chromosome 1, ilColCroc2.1 genomic window:
- the LOC123696039 gene encoding 5'-nucleotidase domain-containing protein 3 codes for MYFTRVGRFLKLKRSLSHIDGASYVFVSAKNFSTRELLNEAYCRTKLKCKSKKLPQDVNPQGVFACNELDLSEVQVYGFDYDYTLAHYKPSLEHLLYNLGRDMLLEKYKYPAGISKLEYKPNFAVRGLHYDIEKGLLLKLDSFLQIQFGAVYRGLTPVSTDEVLQVYRNRIIPIAYVEGDTRAHKANRAKMVHLADLFSVPEMGLLCNVAEYFNKNHIDYHPEILFLDVKNSVQSCHPIMHKIVAQNVEEYIRPNSDLKKYFQILQECGKKLFLVTNSPFHFVNAGMEMLVGHDWREYFDVVIVNANKPKFFTEVSRPIRVFDKNANTHIWEKVTSLEKGIIYYEGTVKQLQDLTGWSGHQVLYFGDHPYSDLADVTLEHGWRTGAIINELTHEINTLNTETFKQNANWLQMLTQLIEDHQDYKDPEAVEVIEKWMAERDFLRNATKSVFNPQFGSVFRTYHNPTYFSRRLFRFADIYTSNIRNLLNYSLTHTFYPRRGVMPHEYGSYFV; via the exons atgtattttacacGTGTTGGTAGATTTCTTAAATTAAAACGCAGTTTATCACATATAGATGGTGCCagttatgtttttgtttcgGCCAAAAACTTCTCAACCAGAGAACTTTTGAATGAGGCGTATTGTCGTACAAAATTGAAGTGTAAAT cCAAGAAGCTGCCTCAAGATGTAAATCCACAAGGTGTGTTTGCTTGTAATGAGCTTGATCTCTCTGAGGTACAAGTGTATGGATTTGATTATGATTATACATTGGCACACTACAAACCATCCCTCGAACATTTGCTCTACAATCTTGGAAGAGATATGTTGCTGGAAAAGTACAAA tacCCAGCAGGAATATCGAAATTGGAGTACAAGCCAAATTTTGCAGTTCGTGGATTGCACTATGATATTGAAAAAGGATTGCTTTTGAAGCTAGACTCATTTTTGCAAATTCAATTTGGCGCCGTATACAGAGGTTTGACACCTGTTTCAACTGATGAAGTCCTTCaagtttatagaaatagaatcATACCGATAGCTTATGTTGAAGGAGATACCAGAGCACATAAG gcGAATAGAGCAAAAATGGTACATTTAGCCGATTTATTCTCTGTACCTGAAATGGGATTACTCTGTAATGTAGCTGAGTACTTCAATAAGAACCACATCGATTACCATCCTGAAATTCTCTTTTTGGATgtaaag AACTCAGTACAAAGTTGTCACCCCATCATGCACAAAATTGTAGCCCAAAATGTGGAAGAATACATCAGGCCAAACTCGGacttaaagaaatattttcaaattctaCAAGAGTGTGGAAAGAAACTTTTCCTTGTTACAAACAGTCCTTTTCACTTTgt TAATGCAGGAATGGAGATGCTCGTGGGCCACGATTGGAGAGAATATTTCGATGTAGTGATAGTCAATGCGAATAAGCCGAAATTCTTCACCGAAGTTTCACGACCTATACGAGTTTTCGATAAAAACGCTAACACACATATTTGGGAAAAGGTTACGTCGTTGGAAAAAGGCATCATTTATTATGAG GGCACAGTAAAGCAGCTACAAGACCTGACAGGATGGAGTGGTCACCAGGTGTTGTATTTTGGTGACCATCCATATAGCGACTTGGCTGATGTCACTTTGGAACATGGTTGGAGGACGGGAGCtattataaatgaattaacg CACGAGATTAATACATTGAACACGGAAACGTTCAAGCAAAATGCCAATTGGTTACAAATGTTGACTCAGCTCATTGAAGACCACCAGGATTACAAAGATCCGGAAGCTGTTGAGGTTATCGAAAAATGGATGGCTGAGAGAGATTTTCTCAG AAACGCCACAAAATCAGTGTTCAATCCGCAATTCGGCAGTGTTTTCCGTACATACCACAACCCGACATATTTCTCAAGGCGCTTGTTCCGTTTCGCCGATATATACACCTCGAATATAAGGAATCTGCTCAACTACTCTTTGACACACACGTTTTACCCGCGACGTGGCGTCATGCCACACGAATATGGCTCTTATTTCGTATAG
- the LOC123696074 gene encoding putative nuclease HARBI1, which yields MHALRLLKAAHDEELWLRRQKRNASRRSLETINEMPEQLFQERFRLNKKTFSELCCSLRNETNIRGTKEIPLEVKVLCALSFFATGSYQRIVGVTQHLPQRTTSRCIRQVVEALNSPRIVKKWIVFPQTHQERTRIRQEFQRKFQLPGVIGCIDCTHISIVKPHIDEQNYFNRKGYHSLNVQMICDDNLKITLVNNDFVALDVKVVSNNLMHIIYRTINSFGRLALVFFYPNFLTRL from the exons atgcacGCTTTGAGACTTTTAAAAGCTGCGCACGATGAAGAACTTTGGCTCAGgcgccaaaaaagaaatgcgTCCAGACGGAGTTTAGAGACAATCAATGAAATGCCGGAACAATTGTTTCAGGAGCGTTTtaggttaaataaaaaaacttttagcGAGCTTTGCTGCAGCCTACGTAACGAAACAAACATACGGGGGACTAAAGAAATTCCTTTGGAAGTAAAG GTTCTTTGCGCTCTGAGTTTCTTCGCAACGGGATCCTATCAGAGAATTGTGGGTGTCACACAACATTTGCCACAACGCACTACAAGTAGATGCATTAGGCAAGTTGTGGAGGCACTCAACAGTCCTCggatagtgaaaaaatggaTAGTTTTCCCTCAAACACACCAAGAAAGAACAAGAATTCGACAAGA ATTTCAAAGGAAATTTCAATTGCCAGGGGTAATTGGATGCATAGATTGCACTCACATATCAATTGTAAAACCCCACATTGATGAacagaattattttaacagaaaAGGATACCATTCCTTAAATGTGCAAATG atatgtgatgataatttaaagattACACTGGTCAACAATGATTTTGTTGCCCTGGATGTGAAAGtggtttcgaataatttaatgcatattatatacagaACTATTAATAGTTTTGGTAGATtggctctagtttttttttatcctaaTTTTCTTACTAGACTCTAA